From one Geoalkalibacter halelectricus genomic stretch:
- a CDS encoding TIGR04282 family arsenosugar biosynthesis glycosyltransferase, with translation MENVLGIFAKEPQAGQTKTRLCPPLSPAEAAAFYAVSLEESVARMAAGAWRLVIFYSGKRDYFARAFPGVPLLAQQGAELGARMDHALRVLLDAGARAAVLIGSDSPDLPLEHVQEAFAALAGHEAVLAPALDGGYVLIGESRHHPELFADIPWSTSRVLAATRQRARAAGIDLRELAPWDDLDDWAALESLLARAPASLTARFMQSRLAHHF, from the coding sequence ATGGAAAACGTCCTGGGGATTTTCGCCAAGGAGCCCCAGGCCGGACAGACCAAGACGCGCCTCTGCCCGCCCCTGTCGCCCGCGGAGGCGGCCGCTTTCTACGCGGTCAGCCTTGAGGAAAGCGTCGCACGGATGGCTGCCGGAGCCTGGCGACTGGTGATTTTTTACAGCGGCAAGCGCGATTATTTCGCGCGCGCCTTTCCCGGCGTGCCCTTGCTGGCGCAGCAGGGCGCGGAACTCGGCGCGCGCATGGACCATGCCTTGCGCGTTTTGCTGGACGCCGGCGCCCGCGCCGCGGTGCTCATCGGCAGCGACAGCCCCGATTTGCCCCTGGAGCACGTGCAGGAGGCGTTCGCCGCGCTGGCCGGGCATGAGGCGGTGCTGGCCCCGGCCCTTGACGGCGGCTACGTGCTGATCGGCGAAAGCCGCCATCACCCGGAACTTTTCGCGGATATCCCGTGGAGCACGTCGCGGGTTCTGGCGGCGACCCGCCAACGCGCGCGCGCGGCCGGGATCGACCTGCGTGAGCTGGCGCCCTGGGACGATCTGGATGATTGGGCGGCTCTGGAAAGCCTGCTCGCGCGCGCCCCTGCAAGTCTTACCGCGCGCTTTATGCAATCCCGCCTGGCCCATCACTTCTGA
- the folE2 gene encoding GTP cyclohydrolase FolE2, producing MKDVQQTPDTRNIPIDKVGVKNIRYPIVVMDKSKARQHTVARVNMYVDLPHHFKGTHMSRFIEVLNLYHGEISIESLDTILREMKQRLEASRAHLELDFPYFIEKAAPVSGARSLMEYQCRMIGILGEEQDFILGVSVPVTSLCPCSREISARGAHNQRSLLSVQIRYRGHVWIEDLVSWLEECASAPVYALLKREDEKAVTEQAYDNPMFVEDIVRAVTQKLAGVPEITWFQVECENFESIHNHSAYALVESRSL from the coding sequence ATGAAAGACGTGCAGCAAACCCCCGACACCCGCAACATCCCCATCGACAAGGTGGGGGTGAAAAACATCCGCTATCCCATCGTGGTCATGGACAAGAGCAAGGCGCGCCAGCACACGGTGGCGCGGGTCAACATGTACGTCGATCTGCCCCATCACTTCAAGGGCACCCACATGAGCCGCTTCATCGAGGTGCTCAATCTCTATCATGGCGAGATCAGCATCGAGAGCCTCGACACCATCCTGCGCGAGATGAAGCAGCGCCTCGAAGCGAGCCGCGCCCACCTGGAACTGGATTTTCCCTACTTCATCGAAAAAGCCGCCCCGGTCTCCGGCGCACGCAGCCTCATGGAGTACCAGTGCCGCATGATCGGCATTCTCGGCGAGGAGCAGGATTTCATCCTCGGCGTGAGCGTGCCGGTGACCTCCCTGTGCCCCTGCTCGCGCGAGATCAGCGCGCGCGGCGCCCACAACCAGCGCAGCCTGCTCAGCGTGCAGATCCGCTACCGGGGGCATGTGTGGATCGAGGATCTGGTCAGCTGGCTCGAGGAGTGCGCCAGCGCCCCGGTCTACGCCCTGCTCAAGCGCGAGGATGAAAAGGCGGTGACCGAGCAGGCTTACGACAACCCCATGTTCGTCGAGGACATCGTGCGCGCCGTCACCCAGAAGCTCGCAGGGGTGCCCGAGATCACCTGGTTTCAGGTGGAGTGCGAGAATTTCGAGTCGATCCACAACCACTCGGCCTACGCCCTGGTGGAAAGCCGCTCGCTGTAG